The Thermonema lapsum genome window below encodes:
- a CDS encoding iron-sulfur cluster repair di-iron protein gives MLLHITIEQLVRSNYVYAMALRHLGIRFFEHPHTTVAELCQRHSWNEQHISSFFLDYHKLFRELSIQEAKSCSIEFLLDYLRHAHRLFVRERLPFMAELIEALPVLPSYKDLIEDLKVLFPLFTEEFVLHIHEEEDHFFYYIDLLLQAKASSGLSPELVLKMQQTHVGSFAIDHDSHDDEMRGIRRLTHNYHIPDKAPTDLVVVLSALADFDRELHLHARLENEVLFPKALRLEQEIKRRYLPLIFSSN, from the coding sequence ATGCTGCTGCATATAACCATAGAACAACTGGTGCGAAGCAACTACGTTTATGCCATGGCATTGCGCCATCTGGGCATTCGTTTTTTTGAGCATCCGCACACTACCGTAGCAGAGTTGTGCCAGCGTCATTCATGGAATGAACAACACATTTCTTCCTTCTTCTTGGATTATCACAAGCTATTCCGAGAGCTGTCGATACAGGAGGCTAAATCGTGCAGTATTGAGTTTTTGCTGGATTATCTGCGCCACGCACACCGTCTTTTTGTTCGCGAACGGCTGCCTTTTATGGCAGAACTTATCGAAGCGCTGCCGGTTTTACCTTCCTACAAAGACTTGATAGAAGATTTAAAAGTGCTTTTTCCTCTCTTTACCGAAGAATTTGTTTTGCACATTCACGAAGAAGAAGACCACTTTTTTTATTACATCGATTTGCTGCTGCAAGCCAAGGCGTCTTCGGGGCTTTCCCCAGAATTGGTTTTAAAAATGCAGCAAACCCATGTAGGCAGCTTTGCCATTGACCATGATAGTCACGACGATGAAATGCGGGGTATTCGCCGCCTGACCCATAACTACCACATTCCTGATAAAGCCCCCACTGACCTTGTAGTGGTTTTGTCGGCGCTTGCCGACTTTGACCGGGAACTACATCTGCATGCACGACTTGAAAATGAAGTGCTCTTTCCCAAAGCCTTGCGCTTAGAGCAAGAGATTAAACGGCGATATCTGCCCCTCATCTTCTCTTCCAACTAA
- a CDS encoding NADH-quinone oxidoreductase subunit J family protein has protein sequence MMNEWLSYLFGAVVAGAAVYAALSKHLVRIVFALLACLLGVAALYVLLMAELIAVAQLIVYIGGVLVVLLFAVLLTQRQDAEKTPHIHNRNPFLGSILSIALLGLLLYGISSLPSLPSTTAYPSLYELSAQLMSKHLLAFEIAGLLLTVALIGALYWIKKATTLPE, from the coding sequence ATGATGAACGAATGGTTGTCATATCTCTTTGGCGCTGTGGTTGCAGGGGCTGCCGTTTATGCTGCCCTCAGTAAGCACTTGGTGCGCATTGTTTTTGCTCTTCTGGCTTGCTTGCTGGGCGTGGCTGCCTTGTATGTCCTTCTGATGGCTGAGCTCATTGCAGTGGCGCAGCTCATTGTGTATATCGGCGGTGTGCTCGTGGTACTTCTTTTTGCAGTGCTTCTGACCCAACGTCAAGATGCAGAAAAGACGCCCCATATACACAACAGAAATCCCTTCTTGGGCAGCATTTTAAGCATTGCACTCTTGGGCTTGCTTCTGTATGGCATTTCTTCGCTACCTTCCTTGCCATCAACCACTGCCTACCCTTCGCTCTATGAACTGAGCGCCCAATTGATGAGCAAACACCTATTGGCATTCGAGATTGCCGGTTTGCTGCTTACCGTAGCACTCATAGGCGCCCTTTATTGGATAAAAAAAGCCACTACTTTGCCTGAATAG
- a CDS encoding tetratricopeptide repeat protein, protein MAVLRSALFLFMCVLLVPVPSQAQKKRKDKKNSDARNEQVLLAEAELIEGMRYYIQDNYERALQQILKGIRINPQSSGLYYQAAVTLSKMDKNEEALVYVEKALSLDSQNPYYYILKAHLQSALFRYKEAAQTYETLLAHFPSYSYYALDLGLLYEEQLNNPEKALAAYRKLLEEIGETNEVLTRMQRLYLRQGEYVEAFRIALRRLDQRGSDLSPYLPFIELIENAPLPQVESLNRAIANDPMLKTHPASQLVWALGLYRLEQKKDSQRLLQNVIEHPSINNALREVAVLGYVRLFKNEADLGFLMKYLAELCRKNPYNTDLLNQYGIVLQKRYRYAEAAQVFLQSLETQQSQIEIWLRLFDCLEKAGQYQLFYTKTQEGIELYPFQGIIWMHHATACLYGQRTAEAVKAIERARQLISDNQDFLLPEIERIEALIQAQEGKIGDAIEKMEKLLRKQGESPQLLYDYCLLLASHKQKLDYARSLSEKLLKLADSSPFAQYAHGRVLYSLRLYTEALPYLKQAAEQLSTAYTLESYGDVLFRLGKTEEAVELWQKALKLSETPERLKKKIDEKRLYED, encoded by the coding sequence ATGGCAGTGCTTCGAAGTGCCCTTTTCTTGTTTATGTGTGTATTGCTGGTGCCAGTACCAAGCCAAGCACAAAAAAAGCGAAAAGATAAAAAAAACAGTGACGCCCGAAACGAGCAGGTTTTGCTGGCAGAAGCAGAGCTTATCGAAGGCATGCGTTACTACATACAAGACAACTACGAGAGGGCACTTCAGCAAATCCTGAAAGGCATACGCATCAACCCCCAAAGCAGTGGTTTGTACTATCAAGCCGCTGTTACCCTTTCCAAAATGGATAAAAACGAGGAAGCACTCGTCTATGTAGAAAAGGCATTGAGCTTAGACAGTCAAAATCCCTATTACTACATTTTAAAAGCACATTTGCAAAGTGCTCTTTTCCGCTACAAAGAAGCCGCACAAACTTACGAGACATTGCTTGCGCATTTCCCCTCATACAGTTACTATGCCCTTGACCTGGGACTACTCTACGAAGAGCAACTCAACAACCCTGAAAAAGCGCTGGCAGCTTACCGCAAACTGTTGGAAGAAATAGGCGAAACCAACGAAGTGCTTACCCGCATGCAGCGCCTCTATCTCCGACAAGGCGAGTATGTCGAAGCCTTCCGCATCGCTTTGCGCCGCCTCGACCAAAGGGGCAGCGACCTTTCACCTTATCTACCTTTTATTGAGCTCATTGAAAATGCTCCTCTCCCACAAGTAGAAAGCTTGAACCGTGCAATCGCAAATGACCCTATGCTGAAAACACACCCCGCATCACAACTTGTGTGGGCATTGGGCTTATATAGGCTCGAACAAAAAAAGGATAGCCAGCGCCTTCTTCAAAATGTCATCGAGCATCCTTCTATAAATAATGCACTGCGTGAAGTGGCAGTACTCGGTTATGTGCGTCTCTTTAAAAATGAAGCAGACCTTGGTTTCCTCATGAAGTATCTTGCAGAGCTTTGTCGCAAGAATCCTTACAATACCGACCTGCTCAACCAATATGGCATTGTATTGCAAAAACGCTACCGTTATGCGGAGGCTGCGCAGGTTTTTTTGCAAAGTTTGGAAACCCAACAGTCCCAGATAGAAATATGGTTGCGCCTGTTTGACTGCTTAGAGAAAGCAGGTCAATATCAGCTGTTTTACACCAAAACACAAGAAGGCATCGAGTTGTATCCTTTTCAAGGCATCATTTGGATGCATCATGCCACTGCCTGCCTGTATGGGCAGCGAACCGCAGAAGCTGTCAAAGCCATTGAGCGGGCTCGCCAGCTGATAAGCGACAACCAAGACTTTCTTTTGCCTGAAATAGAAAGGATAGAAGCGCTCATACAAGCACAAGAGGGCAAGATAGGCGATGCCATAGAAAAAATGGAAAAACTCCTACGCAAACAAGGTGAATCGCCACAGCTGCTGTATGATTACTGCCTACTGCTGGCAAGCCACAAACAAAAACTCGACTACGCTCGTAGCCTCTCGGAAAAATTACTTAAACTTGCAGACAGCAGCCCATTTGCGCAGTATGCCCATGGACGGGTACTTTACAGCCTGCGGCTATACACAGAAGCTTTGCCTTACCTGAAACAAGCAGCAGAACAGTTATCTACCGCCTATACTTTAGAAAGCTATGGCGATGTGTTGTTCAGGTTAGGCAAAACCGAAGAAGCCGTAGAGCTATGGCAAAAGGCTTTGAAGCTGTCTGAGACACCTGAAAGATTAAAGAAAAAAATAGACGAAAAGAGATTGTATGAAGATTAA
- a CDS encoding sensor histidine kinase yields MMDIYKHKSEFKVLVFVIALLIGGVSLYYTDTLVKKLVEREKEQIELYASALRFTLDPENNEPLTFIFDEIIKSNQHIPVILTDHEENIITYKNIDIPPGVSPERKERILQRELEIMKQEHPPIIVEYEVGAPTHNKIYYRNSDLIYQLRWYPYAQLSVIAIFGFLTYLAFSYSRKAEQNRIWVGLAKETAHQLGTPISSLMAWIELLKHDEQFKNHEVLGELEKDIKRLQITTERFSNIGSKPTFKPEDPYEVVKEIVDYLRPRISPKIEMEVVNYTLQGTRVLMNRHLFQWVIENLCKNAVDAMNGAGKIEIKLKVTANHKKTIIDVTDTGKGIPKSKFKKIFAPGYTTKKRGWGLGLTLAKRIVENYHKGRIFVKASEIDKGTKFRIILPNQQTEGVESYELVNKKNPLRKVLESLEKGNSLSEKD; encoded by the coding sequence ATGATGGATATCTATAAACATAAGTCGGAGTTTAAGGTATTGGTTTTTGTCATAGCCCTTTTGATAGGAGGTGTATCGCTGTATTATACCGATACACTCGTAAAAAAACTGGTAGAGCGAGAAAAGGAGCAAATAGAGCTTTATGCTTCTGCTTTGCGTTTCACCTTAGACCCCGAAAACAACGAACCGCTTACTTTCATTTTTGATGAAATCATTAAATCGAACCAGCATATTCCGGTCATTCTTACTGACCATGAGGAAAATATCATCACCTACAAGAACATAGATATACCGCCGGGAGTTTCGCCGGAGCGAAAAGAGCGTATTTTGCAGCGAGAGCTGGAAATCATGAAGCAGGAACACCCGCCTATCATCGTGGAATATGAGGTGGGGGCACCTACACATAATAAAATTTACTACCGCAATTCCGATTTGATTTACCAATTGCGCTGGTATCCTTATGCTCAGTTGAGTGTGATTGCCATTTTTGGTTTTTTGACCTATTTGGCATTTTCCTACTCGCGCAAGGCAGAGCAAAACCGAATATGGGTAGGTTTGGCAAAAGAAACTGCCCATCAATTGGGTACCCCCATCTCTTCGCTCATGGCTTGGATAGAGCTTTTGAAGCATGACGAACAATTTAAGAATCATGAGGTATTGGGTGAGCTTGAGAAAGACATCAAGCGTTTGCAAATCACTACCGAGCGTTTTTCGAATATTGGTTCTAAACCCACCTTTAAACCCGAAGACCCTTACGAGGTAGTAAAAGAAATCGTTGATTACCTGCGCCCGCGCATCTCGCCTAAGATAGAAATGGAGGTGGTTAACTATACCTTGCAAGGCACAAGAGTATTGATGAACCGGCATCTGTTTCAGTGGGTGATTGAAAACCTCTGCAAAAACGCAGTCGATGCCATGAACGGGGCAGGAAAGATAGAAATTAAGCTAAAAGTAACTGCCAACCATAAAAAGACCATCATAGATGTAACCGACACGGGCAAGGGAATTCCAAAATCGAAATTCAAGAAGATATTTGCGCCGGGCTATACAACTAAAAAAAGAGGTTGGGGCTTGGGACTCACCTTAGCCAAGCGTATTGTAGAGAACTACCATAAGGGGCGTATTTTTGTGAAGGCTTCCGAAATAGACAAAGGAACCAAGTTTCGTATCATCTTGCCCAACCAGCAAACCGAAGGGGTAGAATCATACGAACTTGTGAATAAGAAGAATCCTTTACGCAAAGTGTTGGAATCTTTGGAAAAAGGTAATTCTTTAAGTGAAAAGGATTAG
- a CDS encoding 4Fe-4S binding protein has product MFWQTTLSTLKSLYKGIQLTLQHLFQARVRRPALPVWHPDYFRYAHGRVTLQYPHEQIPVPDNGRYRLHNEIDDCIVCDKCAKICPVDCIEIEAIKSPVPIGTTSDGTVKRLYAAKFNIDMAKCCYCGLCTTVCPTECLTMSKTFDYTEADVYDLLYLFGNLSKEEIAEKQALWVQYQAEKEAQPQTQNNTNSRQSVNANPVFKPKPQKTATTSPKSSEETEEKPSPKPVFKPKMKPQTSQENTSKAVIKPKLKAPVKPTEETETEEKNAAKPVIKPKIKPIKPISPEDKPADSREETTPQTSEEKKAKPVIKPKIPPKKNPDA; this is encoded by the coding sequence ATGTTTTGGCAGACGACTCTCTCCACCCTGAAGAGCCTGTATAAGGGCATACAACTTACCCTGCAGCATCTGTTTCAAGCAAGAGTGCGCCGTCCAGCTTTGCCTGTTTGGCATCCAGACTATTTCCGATATGCCCATGGGCGCGTTACCCTGCAATACCCACATGAGCAAATACCTGTTCCGGACAACGGACGCTACCGCCTCCATAATGAAATAGATGACTGCATCGTATGCGACAAGTGCGCCAAAATATGCCCTGTAGACTGTATTGAAATAGAAGCCATCAAGTCGCCAGTGCCCATAGGCACCACCAGCGACGGCACAGTGAAACGCCTATATGCAGCCAAGTTCAACATAGATATGGCAAAATGCTGTTACTGCGGGCTGTGCACTACCGTTTGCCCTACCGAGTGCCTCACCATGAGCAAAACCTTTGATTATACCGAAGCCGATGTTTATGACTTGCTTTATTTGTTTGGCAATTTAAGCAAAGAAGAAATAGCCGAGAAGCAGGCACTCTGGGTACAATATCAAGCCGAAAAGGAAGCACAACCCCAAACACAAAATAATACAAACAGCCGTCAATCTGTCAATGCAAATCCCGTTTTTAAACCCAAACCCCAAAAAACAGCTACTACCTCACCTAAGAGCTCCGAAGAAACGGAAGAAAAGCCATCTCCCAAGCCGGTATTTAAACCTAAAATGAAGCCCCAGACAAGCCAAGAAAACACAAGCAAAGCAGTCATCAAACCCAAGCTAAAAGCGCCAGTAAAGCCAACAGAAGAAACAGAAACCGAAGAAAAAAATGCAGCGAAACCGGTCATCAAGCCTAAAATAAAACCGATAAAACCCATTAGTCCAGAGGACAAACCCGCTGACTCAAGAGAAGAAACAACGCCACAAACAAGCGAAGAGAAGAAAGCAAAGCCCGTCATCAAGCCTAAAATCCCTCCCAAAAAAAATCCTGACGCATGA
- a CDS encoding DUF4292 domain-containing protein, producing MKINHVAAFYLLMLCSFLLLPACKKRNFPKADLRDSLLLSTTDFKFLSARANLDFSLSSQNAKAKTAIRMQKDSLMWLSIGSSMGIEVLRVQATPESIAVINRDQQTYQEFSFQELSNRFSFPLSFNLLQNLLIGDMPVKQFSKNQSMLNNDEHIIRQQVNDIEIQNYVSAATGKLNRLIIKDTRSGSLMDIVYQDYTLVDGVLFPYHIKAQLHYQNKENAEKQTLKAEVEYQKIELSREPLRFPFKVPSTYQKTN from the coding sequence ATGAAGATTAACCACGTAGCTGCTTTTTACCTTCTGATGCTTTGCTCTTTTTTGCTTTTACCCGCTTGTAAAAAACGTAACTTCCCCAAAGCAGACTTGCGCGACAGCTTGCTGCTGTCAACAACTGATTTTAAGTTTTTAAGCGCCAGAGCAAATTTGGACTTCTCGCTTTCATCGCAAAACGCCAAAGCCAAAACTGCCATACGCATGCAGAAAGACTCGTTGATGTGGCTTTCTATTGGCAGTTCCATGGGCATAGAAGTACTAAGAGTACAGGCAACCCCCGAATCCATTGCGGTCATCAATCGCGACCAGCAAACTTATCAGGAATTCAGCTTTCAGGAACTGAGCAATAGGTTCAGCTTTCCGCTTTCTTTCAATTTGTTGCAAAACTTGCTGATTGGCGATATGCCTGTCAAACAGTTTTCCAAAAATCAAAGCATGCTCAACAACGACGAGCACATCATCCGCCAACAAGTCAATGATATCGAAATACAAAACTACGTGAGTGCAGCCACCGGCAAACTCAACCGTCTGATAATCAAAGACACTCGCAGTGGCAGCCTTATGGATATTGTTTATCAAGACTACACTTTGGTAGATGGCGTTTTGTTTCCCTACCACATCAAAGCGCAGCTGCACTACCAAAACAAAGAAAACGCTGAAAAACAGACCCTAAAAGCGGAAGTGGAATATCAGAAAATAGAACTAAGTAGAGAACCCTTGCGTTTCCCTTTTAAGGTGCCCAGCACTTACCAAAAGACCAACTAA